A genomic window from Gossypium hirsutum isolate 1008001.06 chromosome D12, Gossypium_hirsutum_v2.1, whole genome shotgun sequence includes:
- the LOC107945708 gene encoding BTB/POZ domain-containing protein At3g49900 encodes MKPWGNLGVVETIYEDEVYDDDDDDDDNSSNSPSLLSSPPSPLHSSAQAWSSAMGCKTDVLIHVQGTAFHLHKDPLISRSTYLRRKLTEKSELTLSPPLNITAETFSLVVDFCYGTHLLVTPFNVASLLVAADLLGMTEAKGEDDSNLKQMTENYFQKFIAVNGKYAAIVFKSCLALLPEAETTSFLVSRCVEVMNLTEDSKGLDGYFDDVISLRADDFKIVAESMHQRFEYQDLLYRIVDFYLEEHNAKITEEQKTQICNSIDCNKLSPQLLLHAVQNPRMPLRFVVRAMLVEQLNTRRSILSAANHQYYPRRHRPTNSNNEDDDNSNVTLGEILQRDATKRETAQLKAAMDATSSRIQTLDKQLLCMKKLLQESDHENVIERSGGGCRDVLESGRSASFHYGSGRKIERAYNGAPASASFRFSGGLEERALGCSSSENSGIKKNIGQRLIKGLKCALQPKIALITRKV; translated from the exons ATGAAGCCTTGGGGAAATTTAGGAGTTGTAGAAACCATTTATGAAGATGAAgtttatgatgatgatgatgatgatgatgataattctTCCAACTCTCCTTCACTTCTCTCTTCTCCTCCTTCACCTCTCCATTCAAGTGCACAAGCTTG GTCATCGGCAATGGGGTGTAAAACTGACGTGTTGATACATGTACAGGGAACTGCTTTTCACCTTCATAAG GATCCTCTGATATCCAGGAGCACCTATTTAAGGCGGAAATTAACTGAAAAATCAGAATTGACGTTATCCCCGCCGTTAAACATAACCGCCGAAACATTCTCTCTCGTTGTCGATTTCTGTTACGGGACTCACCTCCTCGTAACGCCGTTCAACGTAGCGTCACTCTTGGTAGCAGCGGACCTCCTCGGAATGACGGAGGCCAAAGGTGAGGACGACAGTAACTTGAAGCAGATGACTGAGAATTACTTCCAAAAATTCATCGCCGTTAACGGAAAGTACGCGGCGATTGTTTTCAAGTCTTGCCTGGCCTTGCTCCCGGAGGcggaaacgacgtcgtttctcgTTAGTAGATGCGTAGAGGTTATGAATTTAACGGAGGATAGTAAGGGATTGGACGGTTATTTTGACGACGTTATTTCTTTGCGCGCCGATGATTTCAAAATCGTTGCTGAGTCTATGCACCAACGATTTGAGTACCAGGATTTGCTTTACAGAATCGTTGATTTTTATCTCGAG GAGCACAATGCGAAGATAACGGAAGAGCAGAAGACGCAGATATGTAATTCCATAGACTGCAACAAGCTCTCACCTCAACTGCTCTTACATGCAGTGCAAAACCCTCGAATGCCATTGCGGTTCGTGGTCCGAGCCATGTTGGTGGAACAACTCAATACCCGCCGCTCCATTCTATCAGCCGCCAATCACCAATACTACCCTCGCAGGCATCGCCCTACAAACAGCAACAACGAGGACGACGACAACAGCAACGTTACCCTCGGTGAAATCCTCCAACGCGATGCCACCAAGCGTGAAACGGCTCAGCTCAAGGCAGCAATGGACGCCACCAGTTCCCGCATCCAAACCCTGGATAAACAGCTCCTTTGCATGAAAAAGTTATTGCAAGAATCTGATCATGAGAATGTTATTGAAAGAAGTGGTGGTGGATGTAGAGATGTACTGGAATCGGGCCGGTCTGCTAGCTTCCATTACGGTTCAGGGAGAAAGATTGAAAGAGCATATAATGGAGCTCCTGCTTCAGCCAGTTTTCGGTTTAGCGGTGGTCTAGAAGAGAGGGCATTGGGGTGTTCATCATCGGAGAATTCAGGCATCAAGAAAAATATTGGGCAGAGGTTGATTAAAGGGTTAAAATGCGCATTGCAACCAAAAATTGCACTAATCACAAGAAAAGTTTAA